In a genomic window of Ipomoea triloba cultivar NCNSP0323 chromosome 3, ASM357664v1:
- the LOC116011927 gene encoding LOW QUALITY PROTEIN: lysosomal Pro-X carboxypeptidase (The sequence of the model RefSeq protein was modified relative to this genomic sequence to represent the inferred CDS: inserted 2 bases in 1 codon), translating to MASSPPFILCLLFMLFVSSQTSFSLPRSSKSAARFRNKFLRLPSKTIGAPQYKYEIRYFEQRLDHFSFADLPPFRXIEWFAANSGLVWELAPRFGAMVIFPEHRYYGESMPYGSREEAYKNATTLAYLTAEQALADFAVLITELRRNTSAQACPVVLFGGSYGGMLATWMRLKYPHIAIGALAASAPILQFEDVVDPDTFYNIASNDFRRESVSCFNTIKESWDVITSVGSTNGGLSLLSKAFHLCGELKNSYDLSDWLESAYSYLAMADYPYPADFLMPLPGNPIKEVCRRIDSLPDGTNILQRIFEGVSVYYNYTGTVDCFDLDDDPHGMSGWDWQACTEMVMPVSSNSKTSMFPAFDYEYSADEEYCYNSYHVIPRPTWITTEFGGHDIKTALGTFGSNIIFSNGLLDPWSGGSVLQNISETIVALVTEKGAHHLDLRAATPEDPDWLVEQRESEVKLIESWLNSYFESKRKTFSI from the exons ATGGCGAGTTCGCCGCCGTTCATACTGTGCCTACTCTTCATGCTCTTTGTCTCGTCGCAAACTTCCTTCTCTCTTCCACGATCTTCCAAGTCCGCCGCTCGCTTTCGCAACAAATTCCTGCGATTGCCTTCCAAGACAATCGGAGCACCGCAGTACAAATACGAGATTCGCTACTTCGAGCAGCGGCTGGACCACTTCAGCTTCGCCGATCTCCCTCCCTTTCG CATCGAATGGTTTGCCGCCAATTCCGGTCTCGTCTGGGAACTCGCGCCTCGCTTCGGCGCCATGGTTATCTTCCCCGAA CATAGATACTATGGAGAATCAATGCCCTACGGAAGTAGGGAAGAGGCATATAAGAATGCGACCACGCTGGCATATCTAACAGCTGAGCAAGCATTAGCAGATTTTGCAGTGTTAATCACTGAGCTCAGACGCAATACTTCTGCCCAGGCATGCCCTGTGGTTTTATTTGGAGGATCATATGGTGGAA TGCTTGCAACATGGATGAGGCTTAAATATCCTCACATTGCAATAGGCGCACTTGCTGCTTCTGCCCCGATTCTTCAGTTTGAAGATGTTGTGGACCCCGACACATTTTACAACATTGCCTCCAATGATTTCAGA CGTGAGAGTGTTAGCTGTTTCAACACTATCAAAGAGTCGTGGGATGTAATAACATCAGTAGGATCGACAAATGGTGGACTTTCACTACTGTCCAAGGCTTTCCATCTTTGTGG GGAACTAAAGAATTCTTACGACCTTTCTGACTGGTTGGAGTCTGCATATAGTTATTTGGCAATGGCTGATTACCCATACCCAGCGGATTTTTTAATGCCTTTACCTGGAAATCCAATAAAAGAG gTTTGTAGGAGAATTGACAGTTTACCTGATGGCACGAATATCCTGCAGCGAATATTTGAAGGAGTTAGTGTCTATTATAATTACACTGGAACAGTTGACTGTTTTGATTTGGATGATGATCCTCATGGTATGAGTGGCTGGGACTGGCAG GCATGCACTGAGATGGTTATGCCAGTGTCAAGTAACAGCAAAACGAGTATGTTTCCAGCATTTGATTATGAATACAGTGCTGATGAAGAGTATTGCTATAATAGCTATCATGTTATTCCAAGGCCTACATGGATAACAACTGAATTTGGTGGACAT GACATCAAGACTGCTCTTGGAACTTTTGGGAGCAACATTATATTCTCAAATGGTCTCTTAGATCCATGGAGTGGTGGCAG TGTTCTTCAGAACATATCAGAAACGATAGTTGCTCTTGTTACTGAAAAAG GTGCCCATCACTTGGATCTACGTGCTGCGACGCCAGAGGATCCGGATTGGCTGGTGGAGCAGAGGGAATCTGAAGTAAAGCTGATAGAAAGCTGGTTGAACAGTTACTTCGAGTCAAAAAGGAAAACTTTCTCCATTTAG
- the LOC116014361 gene encoding branched-chain amino acid aminotransferase 2, chloroplastic isoform X1, giving the protein MESAAVFAGLQPTPAHHHRLPRPSRGSVQLPSVSLTDKKLRCPLPLKLQNQLHFGFDANTSSDNHRNAPPRVASPMSSVTNEVVDLDWDNLGFGFMPTDYMYIMKCTQDKTFTKGELQRFGNIELSPSAGILNYGQGLFEGLKAYRKHDGHILLFRPEENALRMQMGAERMCMPSPTVEQFLEAVKATVLANERWIPPAGKGSLYIRPLLMGSGAVLGLAPAPEYTFLIYVSPVGNYFKEGLAPINLVVETEMHRATPGGTGSVKTIGNYAAVLKAQSAAKAKGYSDVLYLDSVHNKYLEEVSSCNVFMVKGNMIATPAIKGTILPGITRKSIIDVAVNQGFQVEERAVSVDELLDADEVFCTGTAVVVSPVGSITHLGKKVTYGSNGVGLVSQQLYSTLTQLQMGITEDKMGWVIEVK; this is encoded by the exons ATGGAGAGCGCCGCCGTGTTCGCAGGACTTCAGCCTACTCCAGCTCATCACCACCGTCTTCCCCGACCGTCAAGAGGTTCTGTTCAGCTACCTTCTGTTTCCTTGACCGACAAAAAGCTACGCTGTCCTCTCCCTCTCAAG CTTCAAAATCAGCTACATTTCGGTTTCGACGCTAATACCAGCAGCGATAATCATCGTAATGCTCCGCCGCGAGTGGCctctcccatgag CAGTGTAACAAACGAAGTAGTGGACCTTGACTGGGACAACCTCGGGTTCGGCTTTATGCCTACTGATTATATGTATATCATGAAATGTACTCAAGATAAAACGTTTACTAAAGGTGAATTACAGCGTTTTGGGAACATCGAATTGAGCCCATCAGCAGGGATATTAAATTATGGCCAG GGGTTGTTTGAGGGGTTAAAAGCCTACAGAAAACATGATGGCCACATTTTGTTGTTCcggcctgaggaaaatgctttGCGCATGCAGATGGGTGCAGAACGTATGTGCATGCCTTCACCAACAGTTGAACAGTTTCTGGAAGCAGTGAAAGCTACCGTGTTAGCAAATGAGAGATGG attccTCCAGCAGGGAAAGGATCACTGTACATAAGGCCATTGCTTATGGGGAGTGGAGCTGTCCTTGGTCTTGCCCCAGCTCCTGaatatacttttttaatttatgtatCCCCTGTGGGTAACTACTTTAAG GAAGGTTTAGCACCAATTAATCTGGTGGTTGAGACTGAAATGCATCGTGCGACCCCTGGGGGTACTGGAAGTGTCAAGACTATAGGAAATTATGCTGCA GTCTTGAAGGCACAGAGTGCTGCTAAAGCAAAAGGCTATTCTGATGTTCTGTACCTCGATAGTGTTCACAACAAATATCTGGAAGAAGTTTCTTCTTGCAATGTTTTTATGGTGAAG GGTAATATGATAGCAACTCCTGCAATAAAAGGGACTATCTTGCCTGGTATTACCCGGAAGAGCATAATTGATGTTGCAGTCAACCAAGGTTTCCAG GTTGAGGAACGAGCAGTGTCAGTGGATGAATTGCTTGATGCTGATGAAGTGTTCTGTACGGGAACAGCTGTGGTTGTATCACCAGTTGGAAGCATAACCCATTTAGGGAAAAA GGTGACATACGGGAGCAATGGAGTTGGTCTTGTTTCACAACAGCTGTACTCCACACTTACTCAACTTCAGATGGGGATTACAGAGGATAAGATGGGGTGGGTTATTGAAGTGAAGTAA
- the LOC116014361 gene encoding branched-chain amino acid aminotransferase 2, chloroplastic isoform X2, producing MESAAVFAGLQPTPAHHHRLPRPSRGSVQLPSVSLTDKKLRCPLPLKLQNQLHFGFDANTSSDNHRNAPPRVASPMSVTNEVVDLDWDNLGFGFMPTDYMYIMKCTQDKTFTKGELQRFGNIELSPSAGILNYGQGLFEGLKAYRKHDGHILLFRPEENALRMQMGAERMCMPSPTVEQFLEAVKATVLANERWIPPAGKGSLYIRPLLMGSGAVLGLAPAPEYTFLIYVSPVGNYFKEGLAPINLVVETEMHRATPGGTGSVKTIGNYAAVLKAQSAAKAKGYSDVLYLDSVHNKYLEEVSSCNVFMVKGNMIATPAIKGTILPGITRKSIIDVAVNQGFQVEERAVSVDELLDADEVFCTGTAVVVSPVGSITHLGKKVTYGSNGVGLVSQQLYSTLTQLQMGITEDKMGWVIEVK from the exons ATGGAGAGCGCCGCCGTGTTCGCAGGACTTCAGCCTACTCCAGCTCATCACCACCGTCTTCCCCGACCGTCAAGAGGTTCTGTTCAGCTACCTTCTGTTTCCTTGACCGACAAAAAGCTACGCTGTCCTCTCCCTCTCAAG CTTCAAAATCAGCTACATTTCGGTTTCGACGCTAATACCAGCAGCGATAATCATCGTAATGCTCCGCCGCGAGTGGCctctcccatgag TGTAACAAACGAAGTAGTGGACCTTGACTGGGACAACCTCGGGTTCGGCTTTATGCCTACTGATTATATGTATATCATGAAATGTACTCAAGATAAAACGTTTACTAAAGGTGAATTACAGCGTTTTGGGAACATCGAATTGAGCCCATCAGCAGGGATATTAAATTATGGCCAG GGGTTGTTTGAGGGGTTAAAAGCCTACAGAAAACATGATGGCCACATTTTGTTGTTCcggcctgaggaaaatgctttGCGCATGCAGATGGGTGCAGAACGTATGTGCATGCCTTCACCAACAGTTGAACAGTTTCTGGAAGCAGTGAAAGCTACCGTGTTAGCAAATGAGAGATGG attccTCCAGCAGGGAAAGGATCACTGTACATAAGGCCATTGCTTATGGGGAGTGGAGCTGTCCTTGGTCTTGCCCCAGCTCCTGaatatacttttttaatttatgtatCCCCTGTGGGTAACTACTTTAAG GAAGGTTTAGCACCAATTAATCTGGTGGTTGAGACTGAAATGCATCGTGCGACCCCTGGGGGTACTGGAAGTGTCAAGACTATAGGAAATTATGCTGCA GTCTTGAAGGCACAGAGTGCTGCTAAAGCAAAAGGCTATTCTGATGTTCTGTACCTCGATAGTGTTCACAACAAATATCTGGAAGAAGTTTCTTCTTGCAATGTTTTTATGGTGAAG GGTAATATGATAGCAACTCCTGCAATAAAAGGGACTATCTTGCCTGGTATTACCCGGAAGAGCATAATTGATGTTGCAGTCAACCAAGGTTTCCAG GTTGAGGAACGAGCAGTGTCAGTGGATGAATTGCTTGATGCTGATGAAGTGTTCTGTACGGGAACAGCTGTGGTTGTATCACCAGTTGGAAGCATAACCCATTTAGGGAAAAA GGTGACATACGGGAGCAATGGAGTTGGTCTTGTTTCACAACAGCTGTACTCCACACTTACTCAACTTCAGATGGGGATTACAGAGGATAAGATGGGGTGGGTTATTGAAGTGAAGTAA
- the LOC116014004 gene encoding 1-aminocyclopropane-1-carboxylate synthase 3-like, producing MKLLSEKAACNSHGQDSSYFLGWQEYEKNPYDEARNPKGIIQMGLAENQLSFDLLESWMAQNPDAAAFKNDGESVFRQLALFQDYHGLPSFKNAMVQFMSEIRGNKVSFDSNKLVLTAGATSANETLMFCLANPGDAFLLPTPYYPGFDRDLKWRTGVEIVPIQCYSSNGFRITESALEEAYEEAKKRNLKVKGVLVTNPSNPLGTTLTRQELNLLLTFIDEKHIHLISDEIYSGTVFDSPAFVSAMEVLTERRNQLSTDVWDRVHLVYSLSKDLGLPGFRVGAIYSNDEMVVAAATKMSSFGLVSSQTQYLLAAMLSDKKFTRKYVSENQKRLKKRHAMLVKGLKEAGIGCLESNAALFCWVDMRHLLAENTFEAEIELWKKIVYDVGLNISPGSSCHCTEPGWFRACFANMSEETLHLAMQRIKSFVDLKPAVDDQTVHSPQHSNKNNSSKRKGFTKWVFRLSFNDRQRER from the exons ATGAAGCTTCTATCAGAGAAAGCAGCATGCAATTCACACGGACAGGATTCATCGTACTTCCTGGGATGGCAGGAGTACGAGAAGAATCCGTACGATGAGGCCCGGAATCCGAAAGGGATCATCCAAATGGGGCTGGCGGAGAACCAGCTCTCGTTCGATCTTCTTGAGTCGTGGATGGCTCAGAACCCGGACGCCGCGGCGTTCAAGAACGACGGGGAATCCGTTTTCCGACAGCTCGCATTGTTCCAGGATTATCACGGCCTTCCTTCTTTCAAGAACGCTATGGTTCAGTTCATGTCGGAAATCCGAGGAAACAAGGTCTCCTTCGACTCCAACAAGCTCGTCCTCACCGCCGGCGCAACCTCCGCTAATGAAACTCTCATGTTTTGTCTCGCCAACCCCGGCGACGCTTTCCTTCTCCCGACTCCATATTATCCAGG ATTCGATAGGGATCTTAAGTGGAGAACTGGAGTGGAGATTGTGCCGATTCAGTGTTACAGTTCAAACGGATTCAGAATCACAGAGTCTGCGCTGGAAGAAGCGTACGAGGAAGCAAAGAAACGCAACCTTAAAGTGAAGGGTGTTCTGGTGACGAATCCTTCGAATCCGCTTGGAACAACGTTGACCCGACAGGAACTGAATCTCCTCCTCACATTCATCGACGAAAAACACATCCATCTCATCAGCGACGAGATCTACTCCGGCACCGTTTTTGACTCCCCGGCGTTCGTGAGCGCCATGGAGGTTCTAACCGAACGGAGAAACCAGTTGAGCACCGACGTGTGGGACCGCGTCCACCTCGTGTACAGCCTGTCCAAGGATCTCGGCCTCCCGGGTTTCCGCGTGGGCGCGATTTACTCAAACGACGAGATGGTGGTGGCCGCCGCGACCAAAATGTCGAGCTTCGGCCTCGTGTCGTCGCAAACGCAGTACCTCCTGGCCGCCATGCTGTCGGACAAGAAGTTCACGAGGAAATACGTGTCGGAGAATCAGAAACGCCTCAAGAAACGGCACGCAATGCTGGTGAAAGGCCTCAAGGAGGCCGGTATCGGATGCCTGGAAAGTAACGCCGCCTTGTTCTGTTGGGTCGACATGAGACATCTCCTCGCCGAAAACACGTTCGAGGCCGAAATCGAATTATGGAAGAAAATCGTGTACGACGTTGGCCTAAACATCTCCCCTGGATCTTCCTGCCATTGTACGGAGCCCGGCTGGTTCCGAGCTTGCTTCGCCAACATGTCCGAGGAAACGCTCCACCTGGCAATGCAACGGATAAAGTCGTTCGTTGATTTAAAACCGGCCGTCGACGATCAGACGGTCCACAGCCCTCAGCATTCAAACAAGAATAATTCTTCCAAGAGGAAAGGGTTCACCAAATGGGTTTTCCGGCTATCGTTCAATGACCGCCAGAGAGAACGGTAG